The Rhipicephalus sanguineus isolate Rsan-2018 unplaced genomic scaffold, BIME_Rsan_1.4 Seq649, whole genome shotgun sequence DNA segment cgttgggctggtttcttcgataccatgtATCCGGTGGggggccagcgtgggaggagggtcgcgtgtgtcgttcgcaggtgcgtctccgcggtggggaagctgatcttcggcatgcggcgtgccacacggtggatgaaagctgtcgtgtatccgttctttcttaactcggcacatcctcttcttcttctctctttcttctccttctgatgtgcaatgGCTCTtgcgtgaaaagagtgccgacaccacggaagctttgtggcaGTGGGGTGATcgggtgaaatgcaaatacctgcggTGTTGCGTTggtttctgtacaccgagaaggtcatgcgttcgccttgtcgtcgtactaaaacaggGAACGGTtagcgctccgtcttgctctcttttccaccgtaaactggattgcttggtcgacggagttaggatgttcgaggaagctgtctaccgctgtttctcttatgatgcagaagcagtcgtccaaaCCTCAAATCCTTTTGGCCTTTCaaaaaggaacgcagtgccgctcttctacgtgctccattgcgaggttcgcagctgtaacggagacggctgctcccatcgcggtcccgtggctgtctgtagaagtcccgtTGACACTAAAcgtatgttcccttgaggcagtactccagtaggcggcacagctcatcggtgctcaggcaggttctgatcagcacagtcaccctgaagaagagaccaagcggtctcgaaacgtcgggtttcctccaagaatttgtggtggaggtatttcaacttcttaattcttctaccagccagacagacttctgtcgaaatgtttacattaaATTTTCATAGATACACGCACAGTGCACTCCCACATAATTTCAGCCCAAGCATTTGAAATGAAAGGTGCGATGGGACTACATTGAACGTAATGCATAATTTTTGCATTAACTTATGAATGCAGAGCTTTTCGATGTAGCTTATAGTAATAATCAAGTAAAATTGCAGTTGCCGCCTAGCTTTTGACTGAGCTTTCACTAACATCCACGCCTAACCATCATACGTGCTGTCTTTTGCAACCGGTCACGCCCAGATGCTAAGACATGGTGACGGTGACTTGTAAATGGTGACAGAAGCACCAAACCACGTCGCCTACCATTAACTTTTCTATAGTGCAAATATGTGCCAGCATGTGAAATCATGTATGTTGGCTGGTTGTGTGAGGACTTATTAGTAAGGGCGTGtgaatattcaaaattttgaataattttcgaatagtgCTGGCTATTCCATTTGCACTGGAGTTTTattattcgaagtattcgaacttcctgAAAACTAatacggtcaacgtccgattggcaGTAACCCTTTCAGATTTTGAGTATAGTTCACCACATACACACGTGCATTGCGGCAAAGCGGTTTTTAAACTTTACTACGATTGCAAATTTATCAACTCAAGAAGACGCTGGTTCCGACTCGAAGACGGTGGATGCAGCAGAGGTGGGGGTTCAATTAATGCCATCGCAGCCCTGGAATTTGGGCCGGAAGTCCAAAGAATTGGCTACAGAAAATTTTCAGCGTCCAAAATTTCAGGTGTTTTGTACATGGACGTCCATGGGGCAGATTACGAACTCCAGACTCAAAGAGATCATGTGTTGTCCTCCACATTAGTTGGGCCGCCACAGAacttgaaggaggaggagaggctgagtgAATAGCAGCTTTGCctttcatgtgtaaagtgttgtgaCGGCACTTTGGTTGCATCTGATCATGTAAATAGATGCAATTTTGCCTCTGCATTGCTttattcttgataagaaaactacGAAACACCATCTCCAGTGCTTCACGAACATATCCAAAAGGAACAGTTTCATTTTGCTATTTCCTATGAATaagcttagggatcctctgcaacatttttaatgtaatttcacttcgaagtattcgaaaagtatttGAGAAATATACGAAAatcattcgattcgattcgcactcagacATCAACATTCGAATTCACTTAGCACCGAaagttttgctattcgcacagctctacttattaGTGGCCTAGACAGTGACGTCAGGGAGCTGAAGTTGTCTTGCATCGTGGCAGGCCCACCCACATGATTGGCCCTAAAAATGCTAAGTTTAATATGTAACTATACTACATGTATAGACCAAATTCATCCATCATTTCCGCATGTTAAGTTTTCTGGCCCTGTCAGGGGAGGGCGGATCCTGCCTAATACCAGCCCTGTGCTGATAAATTACGTCGTCAAGTCAGCTTAAAATATTTGCTGAATGTTTGGAGTCATAAGTTATCTAATAATCGTTTTTGTGAGAAGATAGTCTTCTTTAAAAGATTGATTGCATTAATTACAGAAAGCACCAGTGTGTCTACTTTGAACATTTTGCTTTTGTAACATCATCTTAGAAAAACGTTGCAGTGCAATTTGCTCTGACTTCCGGAAATGCTGACTTCGTACAACGGTGAGGATTTGTTAAGAATTCCAGTTGCTGCCGTGGTCTGTGGTATTTTGCTGGGAAATAAGGTGCATTGCAGTTACAGAGCCATGATATTGTTTGTTGAAGTGAACCTACCTGTGTAGCAAAGCTGTCTGCACCACGTGTAGTAAGTGTGTGAATATTTTCTTATTGTGCAGACAATTGCGCCACACCTGTTGAAGCGCAGTTGTTGGAGAAGAACTCCCGACGACAGCGAAAAAGCATGACTTGGTGCCAAGAAAGGAAGTACCGGCTCACAGCGTCTAACTTTGGCACTGCACTTTTGCGGAGACAATGGACAGATAAAGGTCTCAGTAACCTAACGTCATCAAAGGACCTATCCAGGGTCCCTGCTGTCAGGTGTGTGTATGCTTCTGTGATTTTGCATGCTCAACACATTTACCCTGAGTAGTGCCAGAGTCATTGTCCTGGATAGTGCCTCTATTTTCAATAGCAAAGCTATTTGAGCCAGCCGTAAAATGTTAACCCTGCCGCAAAACTATGACATCACGAACAGGTGCGTGCCACAGAAACCTCACTATTCACCGCTGCGGCCTGGCATCCCGATGGGTGGGAGTGAAGACAGCAAGACAGATATAAAGCAAAAAATTCTTGTCGAAAGAAAGTTCTCCTTgaggcaggaatcgaacctgtaTACCCTTGATCCACTGGAGGCATTGTCTTGGATAAATATTTTATGCCGTACATCCTGCTTACTGCTTGGACCAACTTAATATGTAGGGTGATTTTTGTTTACAGCATTTAAAACTATAACAATAAAATTGCACCAAAATTTCGGCATTAGACGTGTGGCTTTTGAGGTTTGTCCAAGATACTAAGTGATAGGATGCACAAAAATTGTTAATATGCTGTGTTAATTTTTGCATTGGCAGCATAAGCTTCATTGAgctcacaacagccaattttgggaGTAATGTCCCTTGCCAGTGTTTTGTCACAGCCATTATtgcacaaaatgaaaaaaatggggCAGGTAGGTGAGCTTGGGCCCAAATAAAACCAGGCATCTCCTTAACcaagatgggagccgacagatggaaacaCGTAGTGGGATAATCAGGGTGAACAGTGgaagtgcctcagacaggttggccgacgtttcgataggaggccTATCTTTGTGAAAGGCACCTTGTCAttcttggcgtgttagttttaagggagTTAGTAGTGACGTCATctcctgaaaagaaaaaaaaaactataaagcaGAGGAGTGCAGTCCTGCTTCATTTCAAGTTAGGTGGTAGTGATTCAAAGTGTTCTGAGAgtgggaaaaaatgaaaaaaaaaacacgcactttTCCGCAGCTCAAGGGTATTACGTACAGAACCCCTGAAGTACACAGTACAAACAGTGTGGCATTTTTTTTGTGCAACCGCTCTTGTTCACCATTTCCTTTCCATGATTTCCTGTCATGCGACACAGTTTCAAGTATTCCACCTGTGAGCCCCACAGCACTTCAAATATCTTCACAGAAATGCCCTTTACAGGTGTCATGTTATGCTACGAATCACATTAACAGAAAATATCACATGTCTGATACATTCTATTCACCTGCCATCAGAACGATGGGTTTTGTAccaagttggtggtttaaagctttccaCGCGTGGGCTCACATAATTCTTTGTGCTCATCGTCGCAAGCCGCAGTATCAACAGTGTGAAGCTACATATGCGCGCATTACCTTGCATACGATAGTGTGCACTTTGCTAGAGCACAGAATGATGATTCTCATTGTGGGTACACCACATGGGACTAATTTTGTTGTGCGAGTCAGCATCATGTTTATAACCCTGCTCAAATTATTCATTTGAAATTTTGTAAGTATTCTGTTTTATATAGAAAGAACTGAGTCTCTCTTGTTATGTTTTGAATGTCTATCATGTGCAGGTACGGCATTGGCAACGAGGCAAGGGCATTACAGCGGTATGAAGAAGCCTTGAGAAACACGGGCCGGGATGTTCAGCTTCAGAGTGCCGGGCTGTTTGTTAACCCTGAGTATCCGTGGCTTGGTGCATCACCAGATGCCATTGTCTATGATCCATCCGAAGATCAACCATGGGGGTGTGTCGAAGTCAAGTGCCCGTACAGCTTGAAGGATTTTGACTCTGAGAAACTTATGACCGCGAAGGACATTTGTGTAAATTGACGATCTGCGGCACCCTTCGTTGAAAGTGGAACACCCGTACTTTGCCCAAGTTATGGGTCAAATGGGCATAACAGAGTTAACGTGGGCAGATTTTTGTCATTTAttcagataagtttttgtgtgtGCAAAGAATCAAGTTTGAGTGGAATGTTTGAAACCAAATGAGAGTGAAGCTGGATGATTTTTATTTTAGGGTTCTTGTGCCACACTACACCAAGATAATGTAAAGTAGCCTCTCTGCATGGTAGTGCGCCTATTTTCATTGTGCGGCCGCTACAATGTGGCTTCATTATTCAACCAGCTTCACAGTGCAACTTGTCATATTTGTCGTGAGTTCGAGGAGCGTGAAAAGAAGCGACTCTCGATGTGGCTTGCAAGTAACCAAAAAGCCTTTATTTCAGAGGCATCCCGGACGCGCTTAGTACAACAGTCGAAAATGGAGGCGATCTTGCTCTCCGCAGAAAAAGTCTATAGAGAAACAGTTTTTTTTCGGTACGTTTACTTTGACGTGAATAGTGCTGGTGTCTTGCAATAAACAAATTTCACATTTGGTGCTCATTGATTGATTCATAGTCTTTCACTATTGTGGTCTGTAGGTTGCTCAACAGAGCACACACTGCCCACACCTGGTTGATTATAGGGCCGAGAGAGAGAGGCACTATTCTGTCAAAGATGTGGTAAGTCTTGATGCGTTGTATCCTCCTCTCAACGTGAATGCGGAGAGATGCAATATTTGCTGTTTCTTGTACTTCTGCATGCTGAATTGCTCTCTTGTCAGAAATGGTGGCAAGTTCAGCCCCACACCAATTTTTTCCAGTAAGTCTCTAATTTTGAAGCCCTTGTCTGCCATCACAGTGTCTCCGACGTCAAACTTTTTTTAAAAAGCCACTTTTAATTACAAGTTCTCTATCCGAGATTGATCCTCTGTAGAGGTCGGAGACATAGCTGACCTGTCCATTAGGTGAAATTCTATGAGTCCTTTGAAAGTGTTGGTTGATTTATACGATGAGTAAGTTTCCGACTGCAGAACCAGAGAACTTGACGCTTCACATCGGATTTCAGTTGCATCGATAATTACACGTTTTTGGATATTTTTGCTTGAATTCTTCAAGCATAGTCGCGTCCACAACATCTCGTTCTGGCCACCATGGCATGTCTGTGAAGTTTTGTACAGCTTGTCAATCTACGTCGTAAATATTCTCGACACTGTACTTGGAgaaacatcaaaaatatgtgccaAGTGCATGTGGAACAGGCCTACTCGCAGCTTGACAAGAGTCAAGAAGAGTTGGTTTTCCTCGGACAGCTTGTCGGCGGCCTCGCAAATTTTGGGGCGTGCATGGGTTTGAACTCCCACTCTGTAGGGTTGCAATTTTGAGCAGTTCCTTGAAATGCCCATAATTTGGCAGCCCAGTGTAGAACTGAATGCTGCTGTCGTCAGCTCGAAATCTCTCAATGCAAAATTTCCACTTCTGTTCATTTGCAGTTGACAATTGTTTTTTGAGGTCTTCAATTGCAGCCTCAGACTCTTTCATTTGTTGCTCGTTCAAACGTGCAAGAGAGATGGCTTCTTCTTTTGCTCGTGCAAGGTCCAgctgtgtttttgctaaaatacTGGCGCAACTTTTTGCTCCTGGAACTTCTTGGCAAGTTCAGCAGTTTTCTGCTCGACTTCGCTCCTTGCTTGCATTAACTCAGCGCTGCAGTTATTGTGTTCTTCACTTGTTTCCTGAGTTCGATGAGCTCTGCTGTCGCTTCGTTCAGTTTCCGCCGAACTTGAACAAGCTCTTGTCGACAAAAGCAACAGCTGTTTTCCTGCAATGAGGAAACGTCTTCATGTGGTGCTTCATCCATCGAAGCTGAACTCTGGTAATCTGTGTTTTCAGAGTCGTCACCTGATCGTGCATTATTATTAGCCACATCAATGTTATCTTGCACGTGCCTTTCTTGAAACATTCTTGTAGGGGGGTTGGGAAACTTTCGAAAATGTGAACAGGGAAGGCACTGCAGTGGCCTTCAAATAGCGTCGCCCACTTGCCACTTTAGGCACGAAGTCTTCAGGTGTAAAGTGTCTAGAGCAAACTTTTGTTGTATGCTCTATAGAGAATATTTGCCGGGGTCCCTCCTGATGGCATGTATCCACTTGCGGCGAAGAGTCTTCTCTGTTGGAAACTTGTGGAATGTGACCTGGAGcagtgaaaaagagaaaaaaaatcaatcaGTGATAAGCTGCACAAAAATACACGTTCACCATTGCCGCGTTTATAATGCGTCGTGCCTCCTGCTAAGTGCATGTGAAGCTTCATAACTCTGTAAAATATGAAATCTTAGTTCACTTCGCGAATGTTGCTCACGCTGTGTACGAGCAAACTGCTCCACTGACGCAAAGCCGACCTTCGACAGCGTTCACAGATCTCGCAAATGACGTTTCTCAGTAGTGCTGATGAGCGGCATACTTTCGCTGCTAGGCAAGTTGAAGGGGTTTAGTAGAGGCGAGGCATTATTATTACCTTTGTGTGCACGCTACGCGCTTTCAATCACCGATAAGCTGTTTTCTTTGGTCAACCTCGTGACGCGCGCGGCATGCTCCTGCGCTGTCACACGATCAAACACTGCCCTCTTCGGCGCACGCGCTTCGTACGTTTTTTAGCGTCGCAAGAATGCCTAGCTAAACGAATCGCAGAAGGGAGGAAAGGAGTTTGAAGCACACCAGACTAAAACCCACAGCATGACTAGGCCTAGTTCTATCATTAAAAAAGGCACATGCGCCTAGCGCACATGCACGGCACGTGTGTTTGTTTACATCGGCAAGTTGGAAATATATGTGACTTACCTTCCCGTTCTCGTCGCGGTAGCCTCGCTGATGACACAATGGCACACAACATGTCTCGACCATACTTCGGGTGCAGGCACAATTCGCAAAGCGCGAGCTGCCTGGCTGGGTGGCTGCTGCACTAGCGAAACGTTGCGCGCCGGCATTCGCTAGCAGTGTCGTCTGCTCCGGCGACCTATACATGGCGGCAAGGAGTAGTTCGCGTAATGAGCGCTTGGGGCGCCCTTttacgaaaagggtctattgaCCGTCGacggcttcaacacgagtgatgcgaaaaatcatcacgtgatgacgtcagtaagatacgtcacgatgacatcacagatcgaaaACGTACACTAATGATGGCATTATGACGTCAGTGCGACGTCGCCACggcatcatggtgacgtcacttTGATGTGATATGACGTGACGACACACGATGATGTCATAacatatcgtcgcttggtcaaacttgggccgatcacggaggcagtgcaaaacggggtgaggtgcagaaagcttgccatgcctccgatccttgcGACATCGTAGTACACTCTCTcatcaatcacgtgatggcgtcagggaacgagattctgcagacgcgcgaagAACCCCgtagcgtgctccaacaagagttcggggcgagtaacagcaacagcggGCCTTCGGAGGTGTGCTGGGCAGGAGCCATTCGTTGAATTAGAGGAAAATAAGgatactttcgccttcgagtcgctataggtgaatgcataagggtcactgggttttttagatgcgaagcagcttttgctcggggctgtggcCGGCGGTGGCGTGCGCGCTCCACTACGCATGCGCCTACTCGTGCAGTAGCCGCGGcgcagcgcgcgctcgctccaaggagaagtcttcttcctcttgttcttcgaccaccttgatgatgatacgtgaagAGCACTTTAGGGCCTGTGCTGCCGTATGCTGCCCTAGCTTAGCGTAACACAGACAAAATCatgtgcgctggcacgcgctagcgcgttcgggcctgtataaggggctgggtaagacgctgtggcctctcccccttacactctctcagtaatcacgtgatggcgtcgagaacgagattctgcagacgcgcgacgaacccgcgtggcgtgctccaacaagagttcgggacgagtaacagcaacagcaactatacTGAAATTATGgggtgctccacttgcaaggacgcgttaacatcgggcaaggtgcccgtgatgaacggaactttaagtcgacccatgcgctgcttcgcatcccacatttagtgagagatggtgtaatttttttcggttCGAGTGCAGAAAAACCTCAAACGGCTTTTCCTCATACATCGACACAATCACCTGCCCGTCAAGATTCAGGCATAGCGTTGGACACGTGAAGCGGAATTATTCCGAATATGATACGCTGCTCTGTAATATATCATATTGTGCATTTGTCTTCCACGTTTCCTATGGAAAACGCGCGTAAGAAATTATCTTTGTACATGGAAATGCGATTTTTTATTCCCGCAACTACTG contains these protein-coding regions:
- the LOC119377981 gene encoding uncharacterized protein LOC119377981, with the protein product MTWCQERKYRLTASNFGTALLRRQWTDKGLSNLTSSKDLSRVPAVRYGIGNEARALQRYEEALRNTGRDVQLQSAGLFVNPEYPWLGASPDAIVYDPSEDQPWGCVEVKCPYSLKDFDSEKLMTAKDICVN